The following are encoded together in the Streptomyces flavofungini genome:
- a CDS encoding FAD-dependent monooxygenase: protein MKVVCVGGGPAGLYLSILLKRQDPATEITVYERNPEGSTYGWGVTYWRGLLDKLHAHDAESARAIEEHSVRWHDGVAHVRDLTTRHRGDEGFGIGRHRLLRILADRARALGVRIEFAHEMEADALPSDADLVVAGDGLHSALRTDAADHFGTEVRAGRNHYTWLGTTKVFDAFHFAFVETGHGWVWCYAYGYGAEGSTCVIECAPETWSGLGLDRADEADGLALLEELFADLLDGHRLIGRSAGDGRPQWLTFRTLTNQRWYRDNVVLLGDAAHTTHYSIGAGTTLALEDAIALADALRAHPDLPGALSAYEQERKSALLPVQSAARYSAQWYENLPRYVELPPHRMFALLGQRHSPLLPHLPPQLYYGLDKAVGQLTALRRLKRWLGPKIARAAQTRAPASR from the coding sequence GTGAAGGTCGTCTGCGTCGGAGGCGGGCCCGCGGGTCTGTACCTCTCCATCCTGTTGAAGCGCCAGGACCCGGCCACCGAGATCACCGTGTACGAGCGCAACCCGGAAGGCTCGACCTACGGGTGGGGCGTCACGTACTGGCGCGGGTTGCTCGACAAGCTGCACGCGCACGACGCCGAGTCCGCGCGTGCGATCGAGGAGCACTCCGTGCGGTGGCACGACGGGGTGGCCCACGTGCGGGACCTGACGACCCGCCACCGCGGGGACGAGGGCTTCGGGATCGGGCGGCACCGGCTGCTGCGGATCCTGGCCGACCGGGCGAGAGCCCTCGGCGTGCGGATCGAGTTCGCGCACGAGATGGAGGCCGACGCGCTGCCGTCCGACGCCGATCTCGTCGTCGCGGGCGACGGGCTGCACAGCGCCCTGCGGACCGACGCCGCCGACCACTTCGGCACCGAGGTCAGGGCCGGGCGCAACCACTACACCTGGCTCGGCACCACCAAGGTCTTCGACGCCTTCCACTTCGCCTTCGTGGAGACCGGGCACGGCTGGGTCTGGTGCTACGCCTACGGGTACGGCGCCGAGGGCAGCACCTGCGTCATCGAGTGCGCCCCCGAGACCTGGAGCGGCCTCGGCCTCGACCGCGCGGACGAGGCCGACGGACTCGCCCTCCTCGAGGAGCTCTTCGCCGACCTCCTCGACGGCCACCGCCTCATCGGCCGCTCCGCCGGCGACGGCCGCCCCCAGTGGCTGACCTTCCGCACCCTCACCAACCAGCGCTGGTACCGCGACAACGTCGTCCTGCTCGGCGACGCCGCCCACACCACGCACTACTCCATCGGCGCCGGTACGACCCTCGCCCTGGAAGACGCCATCGCGCTCGCCGACGCGCTGCGCGCGCACCCGGACCTCCCGGGCGCCCTGTCCGCGTACGAGCAGGAGCGCAAGTCCGCCCTCCTGCCGGTGCAGAGCGCGGCACGCTACAGCGCCCAGTGGTACGAGAACCTGCCCCGCTATGTCGAGTTGCCGCCGCACCGCATGTTCGCCCTGCTCGGGCAGCGGCACTCACCGCTCCTTCCGCACCTCCCGCCGCAGCTCTACTACGGCCTCGACAAGGCCGTGGGGCAGCTGACGGCGCTGCGTCGGCTCAAGCGCTGGCTCGGCCCGAAGATCGCACGGGCCGCGCAGACGCGCGCACCGGCCTCCCGGTAG
- a CDS encoding MAB_1171c family putative transporter translates to MYFGFFCLTLAIATVWKLYQVSRAPRSLPLRWLTLCLACAAVPYLLVGEGVRADVDGALGVGAAKLLADILFLCMSYCLMVFYLYSADEGPPTRRRVRLEALGLLGFVVVIAVAAATAPQGGALRSSFEGADMTIPQVAAFYLGLGVYLMYAYTVSCRRTHRYARMSRGHEAVGLWLATVGLLGHIGSTAVRSGFAVVRTQGVAVPDWLTLSSSVLLVVSTPVFVLGVTWPGAHSRFTAWRVRRRHRRVHRQLEPLWLLLSTAYPDTVLPDPAGSRRAHRAYTRRVVECRDGLVRISPHLRRDPTAEPALESLTPEDLAVRLRRAAKDVRGGHTGPQHGTPLRLPHVGDREADVQQLVTLSRALRALPG, encoded by the coding sequence ATGTACTTCGGGTTCTTCTGCCTGACCCTGGCGATCGCGACGGTCTGGAAGCTCTACCAGGTCTCCCGTGCGCCGAGGAGTCTTCCGCTGCGCTGGCTGACGTTGTGTCTGGCCTGTGCCGCGGTGCCCTATCTGCTGGTCGGCGAAGGGGTCAGGGCGGATGTCGACGGCGCGCTCGGCGTCGGCGCGGCGAAGCTCCTGGCGGACATCCTGTTCCTGTGCATGAGCTATTGCCTCATGGTCTTCTATCTGTACTCCGCCGACGAGGGCCCGCCGACCCGGCGCAGGGTCCGCCTGGAGGCGCTGGGGCTGCTCGGTTTCGTGGTGGTCATCGCGGTCGCTGCGGCGACGGCACCGCAGGGCGGCGCGCTGCGCAGCTCCTTCGAAGGCGCCGACATGACGATCCCCCAGGTCGCCGCCTTCTACCTGGGCCTCGGCGTGTATCTCATGTACGCGTACACCGTGTCGTGCCGCAGGACCCACCGCTACGCGCGCATGTCCCGCGGTCACGAGGCCGTCGGCCTCTGGCTCGCCACCGTCGGTCTCCTGGGCCACATCGGCTCCACCGCCGTCCGCTCGGGCTTCGCCGTCGTCCGCACCCAGGGCGTCGCCGTGCCGGACTGGCTGACCCTCTCGTCGAGCGTGCTCCTCGTGGTCTCCACCCCGGTCTTCGTCCTCGGTGTCACCTGGCCGGGGGCGCACAGCCGCTTCACGGCGTGGCGCGTCCGACGCCGTCACCGTCGCGTGCACCGCCAGTTGGAGCCGCTGTGGCTGCTGCTGTCCACCGCGTACCCGGACACCGTGCTGCCCGACCCGGCCGGGAGCCGCCGGGCCCACCGCGCGTACACACGCCGGGTCGTGGAGTGCCGCGACGGCCTGGTCCGCATCAGTCCCCACCTGCGCCGCGACCCGACCGCGGAACCGGCTCTGGAGTCCCTGACCCCCGAGGACCTGGCGGTACGCCTGCGGCGCGCGGCGAAGGACGTGCGCGGCGGACACACAGGGCCGCAGCACGGTACGCCGCTTCGCCTGCCGCACGTGGGCGACCGGGAAGCCGACGTACAGCAACTCGTCACCCTCTCCCGCGCGTTGCGCGCGCTGCCGGGCTGA
- a CDS encoding bacterial transcriptional activator domain-containing protein, whose protein sequence is MTTIHPAVERADALIDLARYDEAGALLAQRIAEDPADVRAWAKLSRCHLDAGRPDEALAAADEALGLDPEDVGGLLMRSYALRRVGGARMPEVEQVLREVVRLAPEYWLGHALLADVVFITNIVSRGQANGGQVTPQDMDTSARLAEVHVNEALRLAPEEVYGYEVAYKIASLSGNGTVADQLDLAILRLDPNHPQALERQTRKAADTPGVKAVEAADLYAAGLAAAPDSEELRRGLDHATYRMLRGVRWLALLFLGLGAAMIDLFAVDGETQRELPVELGQRLWFLVPTSAIWAVGALLRYRRRRTGVRLNVQSLLRRGRWAWVVVAQAAWAMLCTLVLTQVPWTDRAVPTALFWAGLAPTFATVWFDRRKTG, encoded by the coding sequence GTGACCACGATCCACCCCGCCGTCGAGCGGGCCGACGCCCTCATCGACCTGGCGCGGTACGACGAGGCGGGCGCGCTGCTCGCCCAGCGCATCGCCGAGGACCCGGCCGATGTCCGCGCCTGGGCCAAGCTCTCCCGCTGCCACCTCGACGCGGGCCGCCCGGACGAGGCGCTCGCGGCGGCCGACGAGGCCCTCGGGCTCGACCCGGAGGACGTCGGCGGGCTCCTCATGCGGTCCTACGCGCTGCGCCGGGTGGGCGGCGCCCGCATGCCCGAGGTCGAGCAGGTCCTGCGCGAAGTGGTCCGCCTCGCCCCGGAGTACTGGCTCGGCCACGCCCTCCTCGCCGACGTCGTCTTCATCACCAACATCGTCAGCCGCGGCCAGGCCAACGGCGGCCAGGTCACACCCCAGGACATGGACACCTCGGCCCGCCTCGCCGAAGTACACGTCAACGAAGCGCTGCGGCTCGCGCCCGAGGAGGTCTACGGCTACGAGGTCGCGTACAAGATCGCGTCGCTCTCCGGCAACGGCACCGTCGCCGACCAGCTCGACCTCGCCATCCTGCGTCTCGACCCGAACCACCCGCAGGCCCTGGAGCGGCAGACCCGCAAGGCCGCCGACACCCCCGGCGTGAAGGCCGTGGAGGCCGCCGACCTGTACGCCGCCGGGCTCGCCGCCGCCCCGGACTCCGAGGAGCTGCGGCGCGGCCTCGACCACGCCACGTACCGCATGCTGCGCGGCGTGCGCTGGCTCGCCCTGCTGTTCCTCGGCCTCGGCGCCGCGATGATCGACCTGTTCGCCGTCGACGGCGAGACCCAGCGGGAACTGCCCGTCGAGCTCGGCCAGCGGCTGTGGTTCCTCGTCCCGACGAGCGCGATCTGGGCCGTCGGCGCCCTGCTGCGCTACCGCCGGCGGCGCACCGGCGTCCGGCTCAACGTCCAGTCCCTGCTCCGGCGCGGCCGCTGGGCGTGGGTCGTGGTCGCCCAGGCGGCCTGGGCCATGCTCTGCACGCTCGTCCTCACCCAAGTGCCCTGGACCGACCGGGCCGTGCCGACGGCCCTCTTCTGGGCCGGTCTGGCGCCGACGTTCGCCACGGTGTGGTTCGACCGGAGGAAGACGGGCTGA
- a CDS encoding helix-turn-helix domain-containing protein: MSEFEAIDALLAGAPDATPLPPAERRRLLREELGLSRAQVARAMGVGSSTLAAWEAGRDPSGELRGRYVYFLRQAEERHGRRVAERGSVPDGQAGPGSPPAAPEPAAPEAAPVPTASAGPAATDDDQGELAEPRPCVLCGRPARHQVEGYPQHLDPAECAAPAPEPPAAAAQPPAREPESRAPAPRPASAAQRVVRSPGRGMKVVPVGRRAQAASDVPDLIGDAVAAALAAASGDVEAATAALVKRAIPDAMALLDETRKGARYDVVAHPWVPDILRKQTARGADRIWEGRPKWTRGELPPGAHEVTALDINGAYLSALKTHLPIGQLEHSTGFDHDRRRAGVHLITPPDWHHDDVLPNPLGNRDEPGPLWVTEPTLRLLLRLSGPKYGLCDPPEIHESFTSGATENLLEKFRVALKDARDAAIAAEDEVTVEYVKAMYSKFVSTMGESNYNRELYRPDWMHLIRSQAFANLWTKAYKAHSEGLAVVRAMGTDELHVIGDWRAVFPEGRGVTEVKVKDTYTVGSPAVTSGTSDPCAHPPLPDGR, from the coding sequence GTGAGTGAATTCGAGGCGATCGACGCGCTGCTGGCGGGCGCGCCCGACGCCACCCCGCTGCCCCCCGCCGAGCGGCGCCGGCTGCTGCGCGAAGAGCTCGGCCTCTCACGGGCGCAGGTCGCCCGCGCCATGGGGGTCGGCTCGTCGACGCTCGCCGCGTGGGAGGCGGGGCGCGATCCCAGCGGGGAACTGCGCGGCCGGTACGTGTACTTCCTCCGGCAGGCCGAGGAGCGGCACGGTCGGCGGGTGGCGGAGCGGGGCAGTGTCCCGGACGGCCAGGCCGGGCCCGGCTCCCCACCGGCGGCCCCGGAACCGGCCGCGCCGGAAGCGGCCCCGGTACCGACCGCGTCCGCCGGTCCCGCAGCCACCGACGACGACCAGGGCGAACTCGCCGAGCCCCGCCCCTGCGTGCTGTGCGGTCGGCCCGCCCGGCATCAGGTGGAGGGCTATCCGCAGCATCTGGACCCCGCCGAGTGCGCCGCGCCGGCCCCCGAGCCTCCGGCCGCCGCGGCCCAGCCCCCGGCCCGGGAACCGGAGTCCCGTGCCCCCGCGCCGCGGCCCGCCTCCGCCGCGCAACGGGTCGTGCGCAGCCCCGGCCGGGGCATGAAGGTCGTCCCCGTGGGGCGGCGCGCGCAAGCCGCGTCCGACGTGCCCGATCTGATCGGTGACGCGGTCGCCGCAGCGCTCGCCGCGGCTTCCGGCGACGTGGAGGCGGCCACGGCGGCGCTGGTGAAGCGGGCGATCCCGGATGCGATGGCACTGCTCGACGAGACCCGCAAGGGCGCCCGCTACGACGTGGTCGCCCATCCCTGGGTCCCCGACATCCTGCGCAAGCAGACGGCGCGCGGCGCCGACCGGATCTGGGAGGGCCGCCCCAAGTGGACCCGCGGCGAACTGCCGCCCGGCGCCCACGAGGTGACCGCGCTCGACATCAACGGCGCCTATCTCTCCGCCCTCAAGACCCATCTGCCGATCGGCCAGCTGGAACACTCCACCGGCTTCGACCACGACCGCCGCCGCGCGGGCGTCCACCTCATCACCCCGCCCGACTGGCACCACGACGACGTCCTCCCCAACCCGCTGGGCAATCGCGACGAGCCGGGCCCCCTGTGGGTCACCGAACCCACCCTCCGGCTGCTCCTTCGCCTCTCGGGACCGAAGTACGGGCTGTGCGACCCGCCGGAGATCCACGAGTCGTTCACGTCCGGCGCCACCGAGAACCTCCTGGAGAAGTTCCGAGTCGCCCTGAAGGACGCCCGGGACGCGGCGATCGCCGCGGAGGACGAGGTGACGGTGGAGTACGTCAAGGCGATGTACTCGAAGTTCGTCTCGACGATGGGTGAGTCGAACTACAACCGTGAGCTGTACCGCCCCGACTGGATGCACCTCATCCGCTCCCAGGCGTTCGCCAACCTCTGGACGAAGGCGTACAAGGCGCACTCCGAGGGTCTCGCCGTCGTGCGCGCCATGGGTACGGACGAGCTGCACGTCATCGGCGACTGGCGAGCCGTGTTCCCCGAGGGGCGCGGGGTGACCGAGGTGAAGGTCAAGGACACCTACACCGTCGGATCCCCGGCGGTCACCAGCGGTACCAGCGACCCCTGCGCCCACCCACCCCTGCCGGACGGACGATGA
- a CDS encoding ATP-binding protein: protein MPVESPLIQSLRTAVAAAPDDVPLRLHLAALLLDAGHGDAAVAETAVALQHAPGDAEARQLMARAMGVGGPPEAAPAPEPPPAAPQETPPAPAPDSAPARPGFDWKAAQDQVGDVLPPRFVEAPLAVDGSGDAGDAAAWDVEKPGTVRLADVGGMQEVKERLEAAFLAPLRNPELRRVYGKSLRGGLLLYGPPGCGKTFIARAVAGELGAAFLSVSVNDVLDMWIGNSERNMHEIFRTARRQAPCVVFLDELDALGGKRSRSQSSGMRNTVNQLLTELDGVDAGANEGVFVLAATNVPWDVDIALRRPGRLDRTLLVLPPDGPAREAILRYHLRERPIENVDLGKLVKATDGLSGADLAHLCEAAAESALLDSARTGTVRLIGMKDLLAAARQVVPSTEPWFASARNVAMYANDGGMYDDLVAHLKKKRKL, encoded by the coding sequence ATGCCGGTGGAATCCCCCCTGATACAGAGCCTGCGGACAGCCGTCGCCGCGGCGCCCGACGACGTCCCCCTGCGGCTGCACCTGGCCGCGCTGCTCCTGGACGCGGGGCACGGCGACGCCGCGGTGGCCGAGACGGCCGTCGCGCTGCAGCACGCCCCAGGGGACGCCGAGGCCCGGCAGTTGATGGCGCGGGCGATGGGGGTGGGAGGACCGCCCGAGGCCGCGCCCGCGCCGGAACCCCCTCCTGCCGCCCCGCAGGAGACCCCGCCAGCCCCGGCGCCCGACTCCGCCCCCGCCCGTCCGGGCTTCGACTGGAAGGCCGCCCAGGACCAGGTCGGTGACGTGCTCCCGCCCCGGTTCGTCGAGGCGCCGCTCGCCGTCGACGGGAGCGGGGACGCGGGGGACGCCGCCGCGTGGGACGTGGAGAAGCCGGGCACGGTCCGGCTCGCCGACGTCGGCGGCATGCAGGAGGTCAAGGAGCGCCTGGAGGCCGCGTTCCTCGCGCCGCTGCGCAACCCCGAGCTGCGGCGCGTGTACGGCAAGAGCCTGCGCGGCGGGCTGCTGCTGTACGGGCCGCCGGGCTGCGGCAAGACCTTCATCGCGCGGGCCGTCGCCGGTGAACTCGGCGCCGCGTTCCTCTCGGTGTCGGTCAACGACGTGCTCGACATGTGGATCGGCAACTCCGAGCGCAACATGCACGAGATCTTCCGCACCGCGCGCCGCCAGGCCCCCTGCGTGGTCTTCCTCGACGAACTCGACGCGCTCGGCGGCAAGCGCAGCCGCAGTCAGAGCAGCGGCATGCGCAACACCGTCAACCAGCTCCTGACCGAGCTCGACGGCGTCGACGCGGGCGCCAACGAGGGCGTGTTCGTCCTCGCCGCCACCAACGTGCCCTGGGACGTGGACATCGCCCTGCGCCGCCCCGGCCGTCTCGACCGCACCCTGCTCGTGCTGCCGCCCGACGGCCCGGCCCGCGAGGCGATCCTCCGCTACCACCTGCGGGAGCGGCCCATCGAGAACGTCGACCTGGGCAAGCTCGTCAAGGCCACCGACGGCCTGTCCGGCGCCGACCTGGCCCACCTGTGCGAGGCCGCGGCCGAGAGCGCGCTCCTGGACTCGGCGCGCACCGGCACCGTGCGCCTCATCGGCATGAAGGACCTGCTCGCCGCCGCGCGGCAGGTCGTGCCCTCCACCGAGCCGTGGTTCGCGTCCGCGCGCAACGTGGCGATGTACGCCAACGACGGCGGCATGTACGACGACCTGGTGGCCCACCTCAAGAAGAAGCGGAAGCTGTGA
- a CDS encoding hydrophobic protein, producing MVPLLLVLLIALVLFGAGFALKFLWLVAAVVLVAWLLGFIVRPAGVGGRRGRWYRW from the coding sequence ATGGTTCCTTTGTTGCTGGTTCTGCTGATCGCGCTCGTGCTGTTCGGCGCGGGCTTCGCCCTCAAGTTCCTGTGGTTGGTGGCGGCCGTCGTCCTCGTGGCGTGGCTGCTCGGCTTCATCGTCCGTCCGGCAGGGGTGGGTGGGCGCAGGGGTCGCTGGTACCGCTGGTGA
- a CDS encoding FG-GAP and VCBS repeat-containing protein, which translates to MRSHIRRAIVVAAAATTVTTLTGGLPGLPGAQEARAAAGPAPTRYADDFNGDGYHDLAIGAPDGGVRVTGADGATTRALEAGYVTVSYGSKNGAQKTGLKAVTQNSPGVPGDAKPNQAFGRTLANGDFNADGYADLAVGSRSENRDQVTLLWGGPTGLKGGSTMPGTEAGPGFGSVLKAGDFTGDGKTDLIVGYSMAIRLHKGPFKADGSPASAKTVDVGASFDYADAQKRLAVGRINKGAIDDLVVLGEERRRGRVLLGGASGLRRTAATVRGGNSVTIGDFDKDGYGDIAVGDSTYVRDSERHAGRVQVQYGSSGGVDEDRAAKVFTEDSPGVPGGVEAGDSFGIDVAAGDLNRDGYADLVVGAPGERHATCEHCYISGGGLYALKGSKKGLTGTGAVFTAYNAPGLPRPAGVYRIPRLLKITDLNGDKQPEITVPVRANASEVWSVGTKGGKIAGTAPTRVVKPPVDADVPWPGNEFGVLAR; encoded by the coding sequence GTGCGCAGCCACATCCGTCGCGCGATCGTGGTCGCCGCGGCGGCCACGACGGTCACCACACTCACCGGGGGACTGCCGGGCCTCCCCGGCGCCCAGGAGGCCCGGGCCGCCGCGGGCCCCGCGCCCACCCGGTACGCCGACGACTTCAACGGCGACGGGTACCACGACCTCGCGATCGGCGCCCCGGACGGCGGCGTGCGCGTCACCGGCGCCGACGGCGCCACCACCCGGGCCCTGGAGGCGGGCTACGTCACCGTGTCGTACGGCTCGAAGAACGGCGCCCAGAAGACCGGCCTGAAGGCCGTCACGCAGAACAGCCCCGGCGTGCCGGGCGACGCGAAGCCGAACCAGGCGTTCGGAAGGACGCTCGCGAACGGCGACTTCAACGCCGACGGCTACGCGGACCTCGCCGTGGGGTCCCGCTCCGAGAACCGCGACCAGGTCACGCTGCTCTGGGGCGGCCCCACCGGGCTCAAGGGCGGCAGCACGATGCCCGGCACCGAGGCCGGACCCGGATTCGGCTCGGTCCTGAAGGCCGGCGACTTCACCGGGGACGGCAAGACCGACCTGATCGTCGGCTACTCCATGGCGATCCGCCTGCACAAGGGCCCGTTCAAGGCGGACGGCTCGCCCGCGTCGGCCAAGACCGTGGACGTCGGCGCCTCGTTCGACTACGCCGACGCCCAGAAGCGGCTGGCCGTGGGCCGGATCAACAAGGGCGCCATCGACGACCTCGTGGTCCTCGGTGAGGAGCGCAGGCGGGGCCGGGTGCTGCTCGGCGGCGCCTCCGGGCTGCGCAGGACCGCGGCCACCGTGCGGGGCGGCAACAGCGTCACGATCGGCGACTTCGACAAGGACGGGTACGGCGACATCGCGGTCGGCGACTCGACGTACGTACGCGACTCCGAGCGCCACGCGGGCCGCGTCCAGGTCCAGTACGGCTCCTCCGGCGGTGTGGACGAGGACCGCGCCGCCAAGGTGTTCACCGAGGACAGCCCCGGCGTGCCGGGCGGCGTGGAGGCGGGCGACAGTTTCGGCATCGACGTCGCCGCGGGCGACCTGAACCGGGACGGCTACGCCGACCTGGTCGTGGGCGCTCCCGGCGAACGGCACGCCACCTGCGAGCACTGCTACATCAGCGGGGGCGGCCTGTACGCGCTCAAGGGCTCGAAGAAGGGGCTGACCGGCACCGGTGCCGTGTTCACCGCGTACAACGCGCCCGGACTGCCCCGTCCCGCGGGCGTCTACCGCATCCCCCGGCTGCTCAAGATCACGGATCTGAACGGGGACAAGCAGCCCGAGATCACCGTCCCGGTCCGGGCGAACGCCTCGGAGGTCTGGTCGGTCGGAACGAAGGGCGGCAAGATCGCCGGGACCGCGCCGACCCGCGTGGTGAAGCCGCCGGTGGACGCCGATGTCCCGTGGCCCGGCAACGAGTTCGGCGTACTCGCCCGCTGA
- a CDS encoding protein-arginine deiminase family protein, with product MPKASRSRTQRTTTTVTVTLLAATALAGPPAAATDRPPGTGRHADLRADVNQDGRVDVTGGSDEPGEDSWRPGRGAVFLANVDDDSRRCRTRPGDLDRIDPAVDTRLAACHDAADEKVNGPRDAADLAPLRIMPTTVGDDATGHVTVPAAQRPYVRLFVRRDGHLRVLRGPLTAAELRAGVELALEGRDIVRDTRRWNGQVDVTLTVRGQGHRSSDHVRLKVAPVLFQNDLQRARSVFAAKPGPGSGAIPGPGGPGNGYRPREWKPFASSLRRAARAAGLADRDVTFTAGTRQWWRDIWRQDMVEPTVASVPAPGGRVHTMRVLLRSPMKWMAPTGGKTTLSRSGRLLFRHFRGPDVGVVQQFTSGREPDGLDLQNATGNFESLPPSPGYPQGRVLYGTDPLRQPDASYVKMIEAQAQQPSLTIDTSWLLVGHVDETVHVVRANNERGWTLAVADPRQALDLLRRTQRAGQGGQRMFASTSMPDKPTVDELLADDTFLADNAKAAGHIDGQIRVLLKETGLTERDLVRLPVLYTMATVHPEIPEGAVALSPSIANGLSLTSRDYAAPDPHGPRLRGRDLFREAAEKALATGGVRVHWVENFAWAHLAGGEVHCATNALRDTSGTARWWARRTA from the coding sequence GTGCCCAAGGCATCGAGATCACGGACGCAGCGCACCACCACGACCGTCACCGTCACCCTGCTCGCCGCCACCGCCCTGGCCGGGCCCCCGGCGGCCGCCACCGACCGCCCGCCCGGCACCGGCCGGCACGCGGACCTGCGTGCCGACGTGAACCAGGACGGCCGCGTCGACGTCACCGGCGGCTCCGACGAGCCCGGTGAGGACAGCTGGCGGCCCGGGCGCGGCGCGGTGTTCCTCGCGAACGTCGACGACGACTCGCGGCGCTGCCGCACCCGCCCCGGCGACCTGGACCGGATCGACCCGGCCGTGGACACCCGCCTCGCCGCCTGCCACGACGCGGCCGACGAGAAGGTCAACGGACCGCGCGACGCGGCCGATCTGGCGCCGCTGCGCATCATGCCCACGACCGTGGGCGACGACGCGACGGGCCACGTCACGGTGCCCGCGGCGCAACGCCCCTACGTCCGCCTCTTCGTCAGGCGCGACGGACACCTGCGCGTCCTGCGCGGCCCCCTCACCGCAGCCGAGCTGCGCGCCGGGGTCGAACTCGCCCTGGAGGGGCGCGACATCGTCCGGGACACGCGCCGCTGGAACGGCCAGGTCGACGTGACCCTCACCGTGCGCGGCCAGGGACACCGGAGCTCTGATCACGTGCGCCTGAAGGTGGCGCCCGTCCTTTTCCAGAACGACCTCCAGCGCGCCCGGAGCGTCTTCGCCGCCAAGCCGGGCCCCGGCAGCGGCGCCATCCCCGGCCCCGGAGGCCCCGGCAACGGCTACCGGCCGCGCGAGTGGAAGCCGTTCGCCTCCTCCCTGCGCCGGGCCGCGCGCGCCGCGGGGCTCGCCGACCGGGACGTGACGTTCACGGCCGGTACCCGGCAGTGGTGGCGCGACATCTGGCGCCAGGACATGGTGGAGCCGACCGTGGCGAGCGTGCCCGCGCCCGGCGGCCGGGTGCACACGATGCGCGTCCTGCTGCGCAGCCCCATGAAGTGGATGGCTCCCACCGGTGGCAAGACGACCCTCAGCCGGTCCGGACGGCTGCTGTTCCGTCACTTCCGGGGCCCGGACGTCGGCGTCGTCCAGCAGTTCACGTCCGGCCGCGAGCCGGACGGCCTGGACCTGCAGAACGCCACCGGCAACTTCGAGTCCCTGCCGCCCTCCCCGGGGTACCCGCAGGGGCGGGTCCTGTACGGCACCGATCCGCTCCGGCAGCCGGACGCGTCGTACGTGAAGATGATCGAGGCGCAGGCCCAGCAGCCCTCCCTCACCATCGACACGTCCTGGCTGCTCGTCGGCCACGTGGACGAGACGGTCCATGTGGTGCGGGCGAACAACGAGCGCGGCTGGACGCTGGCCGTCGCCGACCCGCGCCAGGCCCTCGACCTGCTGCGGCGCACCCAGCGCGCGGGCCAGGGCGGGCAGCGGATGTTCGCCTCGACGAGCATGCCCGACAAGCCGACCGTCGACGAGCTCCTGGCCGACGACACGTTCCTCGCCGACAACGCGAAGGCCGCGGGCCACATCGACGGCCAGATCCGCGTCCTGCTCAAGGAGACCGGCCTCACCGAGCGCGACCTGGTGCGCCTGCCCGTGCTCTACACCATGGCCACCGTCCACCCCGAGATCCCTGAGGGCGCGGTCGCGCTCTCCCCCAGCATCGCCAACGGCCTGTCCCTGACCAGCCGTGACTACGCCGCACCCGACCCCCACGGCCCTCGGCTCCGCGGCCGCGACCTGTTCCGCGAGGCGGCTGAGAAGGCGCTGGCCACGGGTGGGGTGCGGGTGCACTGGGTGGAGAACTTCGCCTGGGCGCACCTGGCCGGCGGGGAGGTGCACTGCGCGACGAACGCCCTGCGGGACACCTCGGGGACGGCACGCTGGTGGGCTCGGCGCACCGCATAG
- a CDS encoding TetR/AcrR family transcriptional regulator, which translates to MAPPTSTRPPGRPRAGVNAAVFAATLSTVQEVGYARATVERIAGAAGVAKSTVYRRWPSKGALIVDCLLDAFGPVPLKGDSRAEVMASTVRWIAAKIGEPGVGDAFAGVFSDAVSDPALREILSTRLQEPYRRTLEEALGEPEHRVLFFIDVVVGVLLHRMGMTGEPMVDRDVDALVDMVLPHFTDSASRSRG; encoded by the coding sequence ATGGCACCGCCCACATCCACCAGACCCCCTGGCCGCCCACGCGCCGGCGTCAACGCGGCGGTCTTCGCCGCCACGTTGAGCACGGTCCAGGAGGTCGGCTACGCCCGCGCCACCGTCGAGCGCATCGCCGGCGCGGCGGGCGTCGCGAAGTCGACGGTCTACCGGCGCTGGCCGTCCAAGGGCGCGCTGATCGTGGACTGCCTCCTGGACGCGTTCGGCCCGGTGCCGCTCAAGGGCGACAGCCGGGCCGAGGTCATGGCCTCCACGGTCCGCTGGATCGCGGCGAAGATCGGCGAACCGGGGGTGGGAGACGCGTTCGCCGGAGTGTTCAGCGACGCCGTCAGCGACCCGGCCCTTCGCGAGATCCTGTCCACGCGGTTGCAGGAGCCCTACCGTCGCACGCTCGAGGAGGCGCTCGGCGAGCCGGAGCACCGGGTCCTGTTCTTCATCGACGTCGTCGTCGGCGTCCTGCTGCACCGGATGGGCATGACCGGCGAGCCGATGGTCGACAGGGATGTCGACGCCCTGGTCGACATGGTCCTGCCGCACTTCACCGACAGCGCGAGCCGGAGCCGGGGCTGA